A section of the Rhipicephalus sanguineus isolate Rsan-2018 chromosome 11, BIME_Rsan_1.4, whole genome shotgun sequence genome encodes:
- the LOC119373755 gene encoding uncharacterized protein LOC119373755, which produces MSTNDDLLACTVGDSRTVTAESSGLAQSAVTTDPVQVHHPEPFPLPQVNMQSEGRLVSTPSSEKSVLTLGAEKGLGKSGLTVSIVVEPVDPSAAACVDDDPYTCKTPTPAEEDMVRSLIMNAELRKEEFAKLLEEHAQIVMEINKAENSLA; this is translated from the exons ATGTCGACAAACGACGATCTCCTGGCATGCACCGTCGGGGACAGCAGGACCGTTACCGC TGAATCCAGCGGCCTTGCCCAAAGCGCCGTAACCACGGATCCCGTCCAGGTTCATCACCCCGAACCGTTCCCCCTGCCACAGGTGAACATG CAGAGCGAAGGACGCCTAGTGTCGACACCCAGCAGCGAGAAGAGCGTTCTCACACTGGGCGCCGAGAAAGGGCTGGGCAAGAGTGGCCTCACAGTCAGCATCGTCGTCGAGCCGGTGGACCCATCCGCGGCGGCTTGCGTGGACGATGACCCCTACA CCTGCAAAACACCCACACCCGCCGAGGAAGACATGGTTCGAAGCCTAATT ATGAACGCTGAGCTGCGCAAGGAAGAGTTCGCCAAGCTGCTCGAAGAGCATGCCCAGATCGTCATGGAGATCAACAAGGCCGAGAACAGCCTGGCATAG